In Microbacterium sp. 1.5R, the following are encoded in one genomic region:
- a CDS encoding FadR/GntR family transcriptional regulator has translation MSALDTALHGLRALIADGELRPGDRLPSEGELCETLGVSRGSLREAIRMLAALGVLETRHGSGSYVSELRAADLIGSLSLTVGLLPMAGVLELTELRRVLEPHAAALAAARIDAATIETLSGVLDEIEASDDFEDHSRLDHAFHMTISEVAGNDALTSLIDVLRSRSRAYRIPDAGDAAELKLHSDAGHRAILRGLAAADPVAASAAASAHVAQTEYWVRRYTDTDMRAEGSSVDRPE, from the coding sequence ATGAGCGCACTGGACACAGCGCTGCACGGGCTGCGTGCGCTGATCGCGGACGGCGAGCTGCGTCCCGGCGACCGTCTGCCGAGCGAGGGTGAGCTGTGCGAGACGCTCGGCGTCTCACGCGGATCGCTGCGCGAAGCCATCCGCATGCTGGCCGCCCTCGGTGTGCTCGAGACCCGGCACGGCTCGGGCAGCTACGTCAGCGAGCTGCGCGCCGCCGACCTGATCGGCAGCCTCTCTCTCACGGTCGGACTCCTGCCCATGGCCGGGGTGCTCGAACTGACGGAGCTTCGCAGGGTGCTCGAGCCCCACGCGGCTGCGCTCGCCGCGGCCCGCATCGACGCCGCCACGATCGAGACGCTCAGCGGCGTGCTCGATGAGATCGAGGCGAGCGACGACTTCGAGGACCACTCCCGCCTCGACCACGCCTTCCACATGACGATCTCGGAGGTCGCCGGCAACGACGCGCTCACGAGCCTGATCGACGTGCTGCGCTCTCGGTCGCGGGCCTATCGGATCCCGGATGCCGGCGACGCCGCCGAACTCAAGCTCCACTCGGATGCCGGGCACCGGGCGATCCTCCGCGGACTCGCTGCGGCGGACCCGGTCGCGGCGTCGGCTGCGGCATCCGCCCACGTGGCTCAGACCGAGTACTGGGTGCGCCGGTACACCGATACGGATATGCGCGCCGAAGGGTCGTCCGTCGATCGCCCTGAGTGA
- a CDS encoding PLP-dependent cysteine synthase family protein: MSDWTSTAIALLEADANRSADTHLHLFPLPPEWGIDLYLKDESVHPTGSLKHRLARSLILYGLVNGRITEDSTLVESSSGSTAVSEAYFARMLGLPFVTVVPRSTSQEKIDLIEFYGGRCHFVDRAEDMSPEAQRLASECHGHYLDQFTFAERATDWRGNNNIAESVFSQLSQERHPIPRWIVVGAGTGGTSATFGRYVKYRRHETQIAVVDPEGSAFYDGWAGTVDAPAGRPSRIEGIGRPRVEASFVPSVIDEMIRVPDAGSIAAIRMLRERTLHWAGGSTGTNLYGAFQLIARMRAAGETGSIVTLICDSGIRYAGTYFNDEWVAEQGWDLDPHRTRLDHFLETGVWVD; encoded by the coding sequence ATGAGCGACTGGACCAGCACCGCGATCGCCCTGCTGGAAGCCGACGCCAACCGCAGCGCCGACACCCATCTGCACCTCTTCCCACTGCCACCCGAGTGGGGCATCGACCTGTACCTGAAAGACGAGTCGGTGCATCCGACCGGGTCGCTCAAGCACCGTCTCGCGCGCTCGCTGATCCTGTACGGACTCGTCAACGGACGCATCACCGAGGACTCCACTCTCGTCGAGTCGTCCAGCGGATCGACGGCCGTCTCCGAGGCGTACTTCGCGCGGATGCTGGGGCTGCCCTTCGTCACCGTCGTACCGCGCTCGACCAGCCAGGAGAAGATCGACCTCATCGAGTTCTACGGTGGACGCTGTCACTTCGTCGACCGCGCCGAGGACATGTCTCCTGAGGCTCAGCGCCTGGCCTCCGAATGCCATGGCCACTACCTCGACCAGTTCACGTTCGCCGAGCGGGCGACCGACTGGCGCGGCAACAACAACATCGCCGAGAGCGTGTTCAGCCAGCTGTCGCAGGAACGCCACCCGATCCCCCGCTGGATCGTCGTGGGCGCAGGCACCGGCGGCACGAGCGCCACCTTCGGCCGGTACGTGAAGTACCGCCGCCACGAGACGCAGATCGCGGTCGTCGACCCCGAGGGTTCGGCGTTCTACGACGGATGGGCGGGCACCGTCGACGCTCCGGCCGGACGCCCCAGTCGCATCGAGGGCATCGGCCGCCCGCGCGTCGAGGCCTCGTTCGTGCCCAGTGTGATCGACGAGATGATCCGCGTTCCCGACGCGGGGTCGATCGCCGCGATCCGGATGCTGCGCGAGCGCACCCTGCACTGGGCCGGAGGTTCGACCGGCACCAACCTGTACGGCGCATTCCAGCTGATCGCGCGCATGCGCGCGGCGGGCGAGACCGGCAGCATCGTCACGCTCATCTGCGACAGCGGCATCCGCTACGCCGGCACGTACTTCAACGATGAGTGGGTCGCCGAGCAGGGCTGGGACCTCGACCCGCATCGCACGCGCCTCGATCACTTCCTCGAGACCGGGGTCTGGGTCGACTGA
- a CDS encoding SDR family NAD(P)-dependent oxidoreductase — protein sequence MGGTEVSSALDGLVAIVTGGASGIGAAIAARLHADGAQIAVLDRDTSGADAAFAAFTADVSDRASVDAAVAAVAERFGRIDIVVNNAGVGAQGDISANDDDEWARVLSINVTGIARVTSAALPWLKKSPSAAVCNTASIASTTGLPQRALYSASKGAVSALTRAMAADHLREGIRVNAVNPGTADTPWVGRLLDSADDPAAERAALEARQPHGRLVSPDEVAAAVAYLVSPAAGSTTGTFIEVDGGMAQLRLRPVGG from the coding sequence ATGGGAGGCACAGAAGTGAGCAGCGCACTCGACGGACTCGTCGCGATCGTGACCGGCGGAGCATCCGGGATCGGCGCGGCCATCGCCGCCCGGCTGCACGCCGACGGCGCGCAGATCGCGGTGCTCGACCGCGACACCTCAGGAGCGGATGCCGCCTTCGCCGCTTTTACGGCCGACGTGTCGGACCGTGCATCGGTGGATGCCGCCGTGGCCGCCGTCGCCGAGAGGTTCGGGCGCATCGACATCGTCGTGAACAACGCCGGGGTCGGCGCCCAGGGAGACATCAGCGCCAACGACGACGACGAGTGGGCGCGTGTGCTCTCGATCAACGTCACGGGCATCGCCCGCGTCACGTCGGCGGCGCTGCCGTGGCTCAAGAAGTCGCCGAGCGCGGCGGTCTGCAACACGGCATCCATCGCCTCGACCACCGGCCTTCCCCAGCGCGCGCTCTACAGCGCGTCGAAGGGCGCCGTCTCGGCTCTGACCCGTGCCATGGCCGCCGATCACCTGCGCGAGGGCATCCGCGTCAACGCCGTCAACCCCGGCACCGCCGACACCCCGTGGGTCGGCCGGCTGCTCGACTCGGCCGACGACCCGGCCGCCGAGCGCGCCGCCCTCGAGGCCCGCCAGCCGCATGGCCGCCTGGTCTCACCCGACGAGGTCGCCGCGGCGGTCGCCTACCTGGTGAGCCCCGCCGCGGGCTCGACCACGGGCACGTTCATCGAGGTCGACGGCGGCATGGCTCAGCTGCGGCTCCGTCCCGTCGGGGGCTGA
- a CDS encoding ABC transporter substrate-binding protein — protein MKKNRILTTAAGIGTVAALALTGCSAGSGESADGTVTLQMVESLTNPARTDLLRGLLDDFEKENPDIKVKLVSPPTEQADAKIQQMLQSGKGVDVLEVRDITVGPFANNGWLHDISADLEKWDGWDALTDNAQSASVAADGKSYFVPYGFYGLSLFYRTDLVEEAGFDGPPHSWKDLLEQASAIQDPANNIYGYAFRGGQNANSNVVAAIEAYTIDGLDVDDAFLMEDGSTIFAAPEAQEAVDDYFDLFKEASPPSAVSWGYPEMVAGFTNGTTAFLLQDPEVIATVQDSSLTEDQWDTAPLLVGPSGKAAQPLAVAGWGVAENSEHQDAAVKLVEFLSSAEPATEFAQANSLVPIISEAADDEFYSSGPWTSYVTMTEDPETYVNVKQPRGVSWWTEWIQKSDQDVQNVLLGNMSTTELLESWDTFWTEKYAAEKG, from the coding sequence GTGAAGAAGAACAGAATCTTGACGACCGCCGCGGGAATCGGCACCGTCGCCGCACTCGCGCTCACCGGCTGTTCCGCAGGCAGCGGCGAGTCCGCCGACGGCACCGTCACCCTGCAGATGGTCGAGAGCCTGACCAATCCTGCCCGCACCGACCTGCTGCGCGGACTCCTCGACGACTTCGAGAAGGAGAACCCCGACATCAAGGTCAAGCTCGTCTCGCCGCCCACCGAGCAGGCCGACGCGAAGATCCAGCAGATGCTGCAGTCGGGCAAGGGCGTCGACGTACTCGAGGTCCGCGACATCACCGTCGGACCGTTCGCGAACAACGGCTGGCTGCACGACATCTCGGCCGACCTCGAGAAGTGGGACGGCTGGGATGCCCTCACCGACAACGCGCAGTCGGCGTCCGTGGCCGCAGACGGCAAGAGCTACTTCGTGCCGTACGGCTTCTACGGCCTGTCGCTCTTCTATCGCACCGACCTCGTCGAGGAGGCGGGCTTCGACGGCCCGCCGCACAGCTGGAAGGATCTGCTCGAGCAGGCCAGCGCCATCCAGGACCCCGCGAACAACATCTACGGCTACGCGTTCCGCGGTGGCCAGAACGCGAACAGCAATGTGGTCGCGGCTATCGAGGCCTACACGATCGACGGCCTCGACGTCGATGACGCCTTCCTGATGGAGGACGGGTCGACGATCTTCGCCGCTCCCGAGGCGCAGGAAGCCGTCGACGACTACTTCGACCTCTTCAAGGAGGCGTCGCCGCCGTCCGCCGTGTCGTGGGGCTACCCCGAGATGGTCGCCGGTTTCACCAACGGCACCACGGCGTTCCTGCTGCAGGACCCCGAGGTCATCGCGACCGTGCAGGACTCCTCTCTGACCGAGGATCAGTGGGACACCGCCCCGCTGCTCGTCGGCCCGTCGGGCAAGGCCGCGCAACCGCTGGCCGTCGCCGGCTGGGGCGTCGCGGAGAACAGCGAGCACCAGGATGCTGCGGTCAAGCTCGTCGAGTTCCTCTCGTCGGCCGAGCCGGCCACCGAGTTCGCGCAGGCCAACAGCCTCGTGCCGATCATCTCCGAGGCCGCCGATGACGAGTTTTACTCCTCGGGCCCGTGGACGAGCTATGTCACGATGACCGAGGACCCCGAGACCTACGTCAACGTCAAGCAGCCTCGCGGCGTCAGCTGGTGGACCGAGTGGATCCAGAAGTCCGACCAGGACGTGCAGAACGTGCTGCTCGGCAACATGTCGACCACCGAGCTGCTCGAGTCGTGGGACACCTTCTGGACCGAGAAGTACGCTGCGGAAAAGGGCTGA
- a CDS encoding amidohydrolase family protein — MRVLDSHLHLWDPELLHYTWLEGPLAWLFGATEIEHARIARATTERAVFVQAETVEDDFLEEVRWVAGLAPRVGVVGIVAGARLDRGTDTTAHLEGLAAEPLVVGVRHNLQGEPDGLAVSADFVTGAREVAARGWAFDACVRAAQLPEVARLAGAVPELRMVLDHLGKPEVGTAKAPVAPTMEWVRDLDDLARHPNVWCKLSGLPGEAGGDWSAEQLHPFLDAAADAFGVERLMWGSDWPVSVIGPPEEGDPYANVDGSPMYQPTARIRWADAVIAWAERRGHDVDAIMWTNAEEFYRIGERPTHEDSREERPRRGILGWLRGGRS; from the coding sequence ATGCGCGTACTCGATTCGCACCTGCACCTCTGGGACCCCGAGCTTCTGCACTACACGTGGCTCGAGGGTCCGCTCGCCTGGCTGTTCGGTGCGACCGAGATCGAGCACGCCCGCATCGCCCGCGCGACGACCGAGCGCGCGGTGTTCGTGCAGGCCGAGACCGTCGAAGACGACTTCCTCGAAGAAGTGCGGTGGGTGGCCGGGCTCGCGCCCCGCGTCGGGGTGGTCGGCATCGTCGCGGGGGCGCGTCTGGATCGCGGCACCGACACCACCGCGCACCTCGAAGGACTCGCCGCTGAGCCGCTCGTGGTCGGCGTGCGGCACAACCTGCAGGGCGAACCCGACGGACTGGCGGTCTCGGCAGACTTCGTCACCGGGGCGCGCGAGGTCGCGGCGCGCGGCTGGGCCTTCGACGCGTGCGTGCGCGCCGCGCAGCTGCCCGAGGTGGCCCGACTCGCGGGGGCGGTGCCCGAGCTGCGGATGGTGCTCGATCACCTCGGCAAGCCCGAGGTCGGCACGGCGAAGGCCCCGGTGGCGCCGACCATGGAATGGGTGCGCGATCTCGACGACCTGGCACGGCATCCGAATGTGTGGTGCAAGCTCTCGGGGCTGCCGGGAGAGGCCGGAGGCGACTGGTCGGCCGAGCAGCTGCACCCGTTCCTCGACGCCGCGGCCGACGCGTTCGGCGTCGAGCGGCTGATGTGGGGCAGTGACTGGCCAGTCTCGGTCATCGGACCCCCGGAGGAGGGCGACCCGTACGCGAACGTCGACGGATCGCCCATGTACCAGCCGACGGCTCGGATCAGATGGGCGGATGCGGTGATCGCCTGGGCCGAGCGCCGCGGGCACGACGTCGACGCGATCATGTGGACGAACGCCGAGGAGTTCTACCGGATCGGAGAGCGGCCGACGCATGAGGACTCTCGGGAGGAGCGGCCGCGCCGCGGCATCCTGGGTTGGCTGCGAGGCGGTCGCTCGTAG
- a CDS encoding FadR/GntR family transcriptional regulator, translating to MAVTDDAIEKIKAMIVSGELAPGDRLPPEKELSERLGLSRNSMREAVKALEVIRVLDVRRGDGTYVTSLEPHLLLEAISFVVDMHDDDSMLEIFAVRRMLESQATGLAATLGSDDAIAGLESEVASIDPTVSIEELVEHDIRFHREIVGMAGNAYLASLIEHLSSQTVRARVWRGLTEGGAVERTLSEHRAIADAIARRDSGLATSLATAHIAGVERWLRQAASA from the coding sequence ATGGCAGTGACTGACGACGCGATCGAGAAGATCAAGGCGATGATCGTGTCGGGCGAACTCGCACCCGGCGATCGCCTCCCTCCCGAGAAGGAGCTGTCCGAGCGGCTCGGCCTGTCACGCAACTCGATGCGCGAGGCCGTGAAGGCGCTCGAGGTGATCCGGGTGCTCGACGTGCGCCGCGGTGACGGCACCTATGTCACGAGCCTGGAGCCCCACCTGCTGCTCGAGGCGATCTCGTTCGTGGTCGACATGCACGACGACGACTCGATGCTCGAGATCTTCGCGGTGCGACGGATGCTGGAGTCGCAGGCGACCGGCCTCGCGGCCACCCTCGGCAGCGACGACGCGATCGCCGGCCTCGAGAGCGAGGTCGCCTCCATCGATCCGACGGTCAGCATCGAAGAGCTCGTCGAGCACGACATCCGCTTCCACCGTGAGATCGTCGGCATGGCCGGCAACGCCTATCTCGCCAGCCTCATCGAGCACCTGAGCAGTCAGACCGTGCGCGCCCGCGTGTGGCGTGGTCTCACCGAGGGCGGAGCGGTCGAGCGCACCCTCTCGGAGCACCGGGCGATCGCCGACGCCATCGCCCGGCGCGATTCGGGTCTCGCCACCTCGCTCGCCACGGCGCACATCGCCGGCGTCGAGCGGTGGCTGCGCCAGGCGGCATCCGCCTGA
- the rbsD gene encoding D-ribose pyranase: MRKTATTINPALSRVISETGHTDLLVVTDAGLPIPPGSERIDLAYRPGAPAFFDVLDTVLAELIVEGATVSAEVAEKSPEVLAALRERFADQDFEIELIPHVDFKKLTHSARAFVRSGEFTPYANVILHAGVAY; the protein is encoded by the coding sequence ATGCGCAAGACAGCGACGACCATCAACCCCGCACTCTCGCGCGTGATCAGCGAGACCGGCCACACCGATCTGCTGGTGGTCACCGATGCCGGCCTGCCCATCCCGCCCGGATCCGAGCGCATCGACCTCGCCTATCGTCCCGGCGCTCCGGCCTTCTTCGACGTGCTCGACACCGTGCTGGCCGAGCTCATCGTGGAGGGAGCGACGGTGTCGGCCGAGGTCGCCGAGAAGAGCCCCGAGGTGCTGGCCGCGCTGCGCGAGCGCTTCGCCGACCAGGACTTCGAGATCGAGCTCATCCCGCACGTCGACTTCAAGAAGCTGACCCACTCGGCGCGCGCGTTCGTGCGCTCGGGAGAGTTCACCCCCTACGCGAACGTGATCCTGCACGCGGGAGTGGCGTACTGA
- a CDS encoding GntR family transcriptional regulator, producing MNDTIDRHSAAPMYDQLRQLIVDGISRDGLQPGDPLPGEHRLCERYGISRTVVRQALAQLEHEGLVERVKGKGTFVSRPRTSESLVHTLIGLYDDVERRGGHVHSDVLRHEQTLADDEIAAALEVDPGAPVVVLDRLRHVDGEPWSLSTTWMPDAVGGVTLGVDLSERSLYRLLADHDIVATSGVRSAEATVATHEQAQHLGVSAGSALLRLRSVSRSSDGTPIEYFVAHHRGDRSRFEFQLQQEQSQASLLHVDGDGSTSRAGTVR from the coding sequence ATGAACGACACGATCGACCGCCACTCCGCCGCGCCCATGTACGACCAGCTGCGTCAGCTGATCGTCGACGGCATCTCGCGAGACGGCCTGCAGCCCGGCGACCCGCTGCCCGGCGAGCACCGCCTCTGCGAGCGGTACGGCATCTCGCGCACCGTGGTGCGCCAGGCGTTGGCCCAGCTCGAGCACGAGGGGCTCGTCGAACGCGTCAAGGGCAAGGGCACGTTCGTGTCGCGTCCCCGCACGAGCGAGAGCCTGGTGCACACGCTGATCGGCCTCTACGACGACGTCGAGCGCCGCGGCGGGCACGTGCACAGCGACGTCCTGCGCCACGAGCAGACTCTCGCCGACGACGAGATCGCGGCGGCACTCGAGGTCGACCCTGGCGCACCGGTCGTGGTGCTCGACCGTCTGCGTCACGTCGACGGCGAACCCTGGTCGCTCTCGACCACCTGGATGCCGGATGCCGTCGGCGGAGTCACGCTCGGCGTCGACCTCTCGGAGCGGTCCCTGTACCGCCTGCTCGCCGATCACGACATCGTGGCGACCAGCGGCGTCCGCTCGGCCGAGGCCACCGTCGCGACCCACGAGCAGGCGCAGCATCTGGGGGTGAGCGCCGGCTCCGCCCTGCTGCGACTGCGCAGCGTGAGCCGTTCCTCCGACGGCACGCCGATCGAGTACTTCGTGGCGCACCACCGCGGCGACCGCTCGCGCTTCGAGTTCCAGCTGCAGCAGGAGCAGTCGCAGGCGTCGCTGCTGCACGTCGACGGCGACGGCAGCACCTCGCGCGCCGGCACCGTCCGCTAG
- a CDS encoding transaldolase family protein: MTALAPRLYVDSADVDRVASLLTAGVVHGVTTNPTILERGGRTAAEIPDLYARWSDEGAREIFFQTWGGDTASFLRNAEGIRALGDRVAVKVPATRDGFAAASALVRDGATVLVTAVYSVAQALACASIGAQYIAPYLGRMRDAGIDGDAVIARMQEVCAGSDSNVLAASLRSPDDITGLRLAGVPYFTAAPDVIEQVLFHEVSDSSAAEFDAAMGRLGA; this comes from the coding sequence ATGACCGCGCTGGCCCCCCGTCTCTATGTCGACAGCGCGGACGTCGACCGCGTCGCCTCCCTCCTCACCGCGGGCGTCGTGCATGGCGTGACGACCAACCCCACGATCCTCGAGCGCGGTGGCCGCACCGCCGCGGAGATCCCCGACCTCTACGCCCGCTGGTCGGACGAGGGCGCCCGCGAGATCTTCTTCCAGACGTGGGGCGGCGACACCGCATCCTTCCTCCGCAACGCCGAGGGCATCCGTGCGCTGGGCGATCGCGTGGCCGTGAAGGTGCCGGCGACCCGCGACGGCTTCGCCGCGGCATCCGCTCTGGTGCGCGACGGCGCGACCGTGCTCGTCACCGCCGTCTACTCGGTCGCACAGGCGCTGGCATGCGCCTCGATCGGGGCGCAGTACATCGCCCCCTACCTCGGACGGATGCGGGATGCCGGCATCGACGGGGATGCGGTGATCGCCCGCATGCAGGAGGTGTGCGCGGGCAGCGACTCGAACGTGCTCGCGGCCAGCCTGCGATCACCCGACGACATCACCGGTCTGCGTCTCGCGGGGGTGCCGTACTTCACGGCGGCACCCGACGTGATCGAGCAGGTGCTGTTCCACGAGGTCAGCGACAGCTCCGCCGCCGAGTTCGACGCGGCGATGGGGCGGCTCGGGGCTTGA
- a CDS encoding aminotransferase class V-fold PLP-dependent enzyme, translating to MPAPLFPAPLTLNSGIRARDAWPLDPDVIHLNHGSFGAVPTAVVEQQDALRRRADLSPVEWFPRIAERVRDARERTAPFLGAHAEDSVFVPNASAAATVVYNALHLERGDEILVTDQGYGAITMGAQRLARRFGASVRAVELPLLASDDEVVQRFADALTPATRLIVVDQITSPTARMLPTRRIAELAAERGIRTLVDGAHAPGLVADAAAVAGGDWWFGNLHKWPCAPRGSALLVTNAPDRDDLWPLIDSWAANEPYPERFDTQGTIDATTYLATPASIEFIESEFGWHNARQAMAQMADAGAEIIAEGLRPYGDEDPLTPLPSPVPPMRLVRLPLGLGSTREEADALRMDLLDETGVETAFTSFRGVGYFRLSAHLYTEASDFEAFVERCIPQILRRAGIRTADSIIVS from the coding sequence ATGCCCGCACCACTCTTCCCCGCACCGCTCACGCTGAACTCCGGCATCCGAGCCCGTGATGCGTGGCCGCTCGATCCCGACGTGATCCACCTGAACCACGGCTCGTTCGGCGCGGTTCCCACGGCCGTCGTCGAGCAGCAGGATGCCCTGCGACGTCGTGCCGACCTCAGCCCGGTCGAGTGGTTCCCTCGCATCGCCGAACGGGTGCGCGACGCTCGCGAGCGCACGGCTCCGTTCCTCGGCGCCCATGCCGAAGACAGCGTCTTCGTCCCGAACGCCTCCGCCGCCGCCACCGTCGTCTACAACGCCCTGCACCTCGAGCGCGGCGACGAGATCCTCGTCACCGACCAGGGCTACGGAGCGATCACCATGGGCGCGCAGCGCCTGGCCCGCCGCTTCGGAGCATCCGTCCGCGCCGTCGAGCTGCCGCTGCTCGCCTCCGACGACGAGGTCGTGCAGCGCTTCGCCGACGCACTCACTCCGGCCACCCGCCTGATCGTGGTCGACCAGATCACCTCGCCGACCGCGCGGATGCTGCCGACCCGGCGCATCGCCGAGCTCGCGGCGGAACGGGGCATCCGCACCCTCGTCGACGGCGCCCATGCTCCCGGTCTCGTCGCCGATGCCGCCGCGGTCGCCGGCGGCGACTGGTGGTTCGGCAACCTGCACAAGTGGCCCTGCGCCCCGCGCGGTTCCGCCCTGCTCGTCACGAACGCCCCCGACCGCGACGACCTGTGGCCGCTCATCGACTCGTGGGCGGCGAACGAGCCCTACCCCGAGCGCTTCGACACCCAGGGCACGATCGACGCGACGACCTACCTCGCCACCCCGGCATCGATCGAGTTCATCGAGTCCGAGTTCGGGTGGCACAACGCCCGCCAGGCGATGGCCCAGATGGCGGATGCCGGGGCCGAGATCATCGCCGAGGGTCTGCGCCCCTACGGCGACGAAGACCCCCTCACTCCGTTGCCCTCGCCCGTGCCGCCGATGCGACTCGTGCGACTGCCGCTCGGACTCGGCTCGACCCGCGAAGAGGCCGATGCCCTGCGCATGGACCTGCTCGACGAGACCGGCGTCGAGACCGCGTTCACCAGCTTCCGCGGCGTCGGCTACTTCCGCCTGTCGGCGCACCTCTACACGGAGGCGTCCGACTTCGAGGCCTTCGTCGAGCGCTGCATCCCGCAGATCCTCCGCCGCGCCGGCATCCGCACCGCCGACTCCATCATCGTCTCCTGA
- a CDS encoding glycine cleavage system protein R, whose product MTTLILTVAGADRPGLVAAVADVVDAHGGNWENSSLAELAGTFAGVIEVSVAADRSDELQTALRGLQGQGLLTLAVLTGTPDDDAEDEQRLEIRVLGNDRSGIVREVSSVLNAHELSIEELATETRDAAMAGGRLFEASVIARVPSSVDIDALRRDLERIATEIQVDITLA is encoded by the coding sequence ATGACTACTCTCATCCTCACTGTCGCGGGTGCCGATCGCCCCGGACTCGTCGCAGCCGTCGCCGATGTCGTCGATGCCCACGGCGGCAACTGGGAGAACAGCTCGCTGGCTGAGCTCGCGGGCACCTTCGCCGGAGTGATCGAGGTCTCGGTCGCCGCCGACCGTTCCGACGAGCTGCAGACGGCGCTCCGCGGACTTCAGGGACAGGGGCTCCTGACGCTCGCCGTCCTCACCGGAACGCCTGATGACGACGCGGAGGACGAGCAGCGACTCGAGATCCGAGTGCTGGGCAACGACCGATCCGGCATCGTCCGCGAGGTCTCGAGCGTGCTGAACGCGCACGAACTCAGCATCGAGGAGCTCGCGACCGAGACCCGGGATGCCGCGATGGCCGGCGGCCGTCTGTTCGAGGCCTCCGTGATCGCACGGGTTCCGTCGTCGGTCGACATCGATGCCCTGCGTCGCGACCTCGAGCGCATCGCCACGGAGATCCAGGTCGACATCACCCTCGCCTGA
- a CDS encoding ribokinase, translating to MTAATSPDRTGVVIVGSVTADVTTFSTRLPARGETILGDEFTLMLGGKGANQAVAAGRSGARTSFVGCVGDDLFHDLVVDGLSEAGVDLTHLRTVPGPTGIAHIRVDASAQNDIVMVPLANAALSTEQIDAALEALAPTTSVLLTQLETPSALTAHITSRGREHGMTVILDPAPAAPLDDAVWASIDIVTPNETEASVLSGVEVTDAASAEIAGRWFLDRGVGAAVITLAGQGSCVVTAAGASVIPPFPVEAVDTTAAGDAYAGYLGAALANGWGLTDAVRLATAAGALAVTKQGASPSLPLRAEVDAFLAAREAH from the coding sequence ATGACAGCCGCCACCTCGCCCGATCGCACCGGCGTCGTCATCGTCGGCAGCGTGACCGCAGACGTTACGACCTTCTCGACCAGGCTCCCCGCCCGCGGAGAGACCATCCTCGGCGACGAGTTCACCCTGATGCTCGGCGGCAAGGGCGCGAATCAGGCGGTCGCCGCCGGACGATCGGGGGCCCGCACGAGCTTCGTCGGATGCGTGGGAGACGACCTCTTCCACGACCTCGTCGTCGACGGGCTGAGCGAGGCCGGGGTCGACCTCACGCACCTGCGCACGGTGCCGGGCCCGACGGGCATCGCGCACATCCGCGTCGACGCCTCGGCGCAGAACGACATCGTCATGGTGCCTCTGGCCAACGCCGCGCTCAGCACCGAGCAGATCGACGCGGCGCTCGAAGCCCTCGCGCCGACCACGTCGGTGCTGCTCACCCAGCTCGAGACGCCCTCGGCGCTCACCGCGCACATCACGTCACGAGGACGCGAGCACGGCATGACCGTCATCCTCGACCCCGCCCCCGCCGCTCCGCTGGATGACGCCGTGTGGGCGAGCATCGACATCGTCACCCCGAACGAGACCGAGGCCTCGGTGCTCAGCGGCGTCGAGGTGACGGATGCCGCGTCGGCGGAGATCGCCGGACGCTGGTTCCTCGACCGGGGCGTCGGCGCCGCCGTGATCACGCTCGCGGGTCAGGGCTCGTGCGTCGTGACCGCAGCGGGAGCATCCGTCATCCCGCCCTTCCCGGTCGAGGCCGTCGACACCACCGCGGCCGGCGACGCCTACGCCGGGTATCTCGGCGCCGCCCTCGCCAACGGCTGGGGGCTGACGGATGCCGTACGCCTGGCGACCGCCGCCGGAGCCCTCGCCGTCACGAAGCAGGGCGCCTCGCCCAGCCTGCCGCTGCGGGCCGAGGTCGACGCCTTCCTGGCCGCCCGAGAAGCCCACTGA